One stretch of Oncorhynchus tshawytscha isolate Ot180627B linkage group LG19, Otsh_v2.0, whole genome shotgun sequence DNA includes these proteins:
- the LOC112218281 gene encoding uncharacterized protein C11orf96 homolog encodes MAAVRQMPMETQGFHHMLPAHLLSSTMEEFPQQLPVPKGHARGKSRPRRAREARFKTQPVTFAEITEVEEEGASPLEEERARRSFLQSLENLRRSTQALYCPTTGRRTPTATATQQSLDSSDSDSAH; translated from the coding sequence ATGGCTGCTGTCCGTCAGATGCCCATGGAGACCCAGGGCTTCCACCACATGCTACCTGCCCATCTTCTCTCCTCGACCATGGAGGAGTTCCCCCAGCAGCTCCCCGTCCCCAAGGGGCACGCCCGTGGCAAGAGCCGCCCCCGCCGGGCCCGCGAGGCCCGCTTCAAGACCCAGCCCGTCACCTTCGCCGAGATCAccgaggtggaggaggagggcgcCTCGCCCCTGGAAGAGGAGAGGGCACGCCGTTCTTTCCTGCAGTCCCTGGAGAACCTTCGCCGGAGCACGCAGGCGCTCTACTGTCCGACGACTGGTCGACGCACGCCCACGGCCACGGCCACACAGCAAAGCCTGGACTCTAGTGACTCTGACTCTGCCCATTGA